A stretch of the Pseudomonas helvetica genome encodes the following:
- a CDS encoding DUF6124 family protein, which yields MFKATPNPPETDPVSPYASLDSKELHAAAHRALDHYLVLPETKQLLADRRPGCIFVIAPDVDSETLLAHACETLASVNVMASDLAFDLEGPKRNTALAIQQMISLAELAVNRALDYLDPPEPT from the coding sequence ATGTTCAAAGCCACACCGAATCCCCCCGAAACCGATCCGGTTTCCCCCTACGCCTCCCTCGACTCAAAAGAACTCCACGCCGCCGCACACCGCGCGCTCGACCATTACCTGGTGCTGCCCGAAACCAAGCAGTTGTTAGCCGACCGACGCCCCGGCTGCATTTTCGTCATCGCCCCCGACGTCGACTCTGAAACCCTATTGGCCCACGCCTGCGAAACCCTCGCCTCGGTCAATGTCATGGCCAGCGATCTGGCGTTCGACCTCGAAGGCCCCAAACGCAATACCGCACTGGCGATCCAGCAGATGATCTCGCTGGCCGAGTTGGCGGTGAATCGGGCGCTGGATTACCTTGATCCACCTGAACCGACATAG
- the adeC gene encoding AdeC/AdeK/OprM family multidrug efflux complex outer membrane factor gives MSKSLLSLAIAAFVLGGCSLIPDYQQPAAPIASQYPQGPAYSPAQAANQAAAEQGWKQFFRDTALQQLIQTALENNRDLRVAALNIDAFAAQYRISRADLFPAVSATGTGSRQRIPARASQTGKEGISASYSATLGVSAYELDLFGRVRSLNEQALQNYFATEEARRSTQISLVASVANAYLTWQADKEQLKLSQDTLATFEESYRLTARSNEVGVASALDLSQSRTAVETARVQQAKFTRLVAQDENSLALLLGTGVPANLAAGQPLSDDLLSEVPAGLPSDLLQRRPDILEAEHKLKAANANIGAARAAFFPSISLTANAGTLSPDLSGLFKGGSGTWLFQPQINLPIFNAGSLSASLDYSKIQKDITIAQYEKSIQTAFQEVSDGLAARLTFNEQLQAQRDLVAANQNYYRLAERRYRIGVDSNLTFLDAQRQLFTAQQSLITDRLSQLISEVNLYKALGGGWNAQTAKNEPVKEEAPKLKMF, from the coding sequence ATGAGCAAGTCGCTACTCTCCCTAGCCATCGCCGCGTTCGTGCTCGGTGGCTGCTCGCTGATACCGGATTATCAGCAGCCTGCCGCACCGATTGCATCGCAATACCCACAAGGTCCGGCGTACTCGCCGGCCCAGGCCGCGAACCAGGCGGCCGCCGAACAAGGCTGGAAGCAGTTTTTCCGTGACACGGCGCTGCAACAGCTGATCCAGACCGCTCTGGAAAACAACCGCGACCTGCGTGTCGCGGCGTTGAACATCGACGCCTTTGCGGCCCAATACCGCATCTCGCGGGCCGACCTGTTCCCGGCCGTCTCGGCGACCGGCACCGGCAGCCGTCAGCGGATTCCGGCGCGTGCCTCGCAGACTGGTAAAGAGGGCATCAGTGCCAGCTACTCGGCCACCTTGGGCGTCAGCGCCTATGAGCTCGACCTGTTCGGTCGGGTTCGCAGCCTGAACGAACAAGCGCTGCAAAACTACTTCGCCACTGAAGAGGCACGCCGCAGCACCCAGATCAGCCTGGTGGCCAGCGTGGCCAACGCTTACCTGACCTGGCAGGCCGACAAGGAACAGCTGAAATTGTCCCAGGACACCCTCGCCACCTTCGAAGAAAGCTACCGGCTCACCGCCCGCAGCAACGAAGTCGGCGTGGCGTCGGCGCTGGACCTGAGCCAGTCGCGTACGGCCGTGGAGACCGCCCGGGTCCAGCAGGCGAAATTCACTCGCCTGGTCGCCCAGGACGAAAACAGCCTGGCGCTGCTGTTGGGCACCGGTGTACCGGCCAATCTGGCCGCGGGCCAGCCGCTGTCCGATGACCTGCTCAGCGAAGTACCGGCCGGTCTGCCGTCCGACCTGCTGCAACGTCGCCCGGACATCCTTGAAGCCGAACACAAGCTCAAGGCTGCCAACGCCAACATCGGCGCGGCGCGCGCAGCGTTCTTCCCGAGCATCAGCCTGACCGCCAATGCCGGCACCCTGAGCCCGGATCTGTCCGGTCTGTTCAAGGGTGGTTCGGGGACCTGGCTGTTCCAGCCACAAATCAACCTGCCGATCTTCAATGCCGGTAGCCTGAGCGCCAGCCTGGATTACTCGAAAATCCAGAAAGACATCACGATCGCGCAGTACGAAAAGTCGATCCAGACCGCCTTCCAGGAAGTCTCCGACGGCCTCGCCGCACGCCTGACCTTCAACGAACAGTTGCAGGCCCAGCGTGATCTGGTGGCCGCCAACCAGAACTACTACCGCCTGGCCGAGCGTCGCTACCGCATCGGTGTCGACAGCAACCTGACCTTCCTAGACGCCCAGCGTCAGTTGTTCACTGCGCAGCAATCGTTGATCACCGACCGTCTGTCGCAACTGATCAGCGAAGTGAATCTGTACAAGGCTCTCGGTGGTGGCTGGAACGCACAAACCGCGAAGAACGAGCCGGTGAAAGAAGAAGCACCGAAGCTGAAGATGTTCTGA
- the emhB gene encoding efflux RND transporter permease subunit EmhB, translating into MSKFFIDRPIFAWVIALVIMLVGALSILKLPINQYPSIAPPAIAISVTYPGASAQTVQDTVVQVIEQQLNGIDNLRYVSSESNSDGSMTITATFEQGTNSDTAQVQVQNKLNLATPLLPQEVQQQGIRVTKAVKNFLMVIGVVSRDGSMTKDDLSNYIVSNMQDPISRTAGVGDFQVFGAQYAMRIWLDPAKLNNFNLTPVDVKTAIAAQNVQVSSGQLGGLPALPGQQLNATIIGKTRLQTAEQFKEILLRVNKDGSQVRLSDVADVGLGGENYSISAQFNGSPASGLAVKLANGANALDTAKALRKTIDNLKPFFPEGMEVVFPYDTTPVVTESIKGVVETLVEAIVLVFLVMFLFLQNFRATVITTMTVPVVLLGTFGILAAFGFSINTLTMFGMVLAIGLLVDDAIVVVENVERVMSEEGLSPKEATKKSMGQIQGALVGIALVLSAVLLPMAFFSGSTGVIYKQFSITIVSAMALSVLVALIFTPALCATMLKAIPKGEHGTPKRGFFGWFNRNFDRSVRSYERGVGNMLKHKAPYLLAYIIIVVGMIWLFTRIPTAFLPEEDQGVLFAQVQTPAGSTSQRTQVVVDEMREFLLRPGKDGGEGDAVNSVFTVTGFNFAGRGQSSGMAFIMLRPWAERNADNSVFKVAARAQQHFFTFRDAMVFAFAPPAVLELGNATGFDVFLQDRAGIGHDKLMAARNQFLGMAAQSKVLSQVRPNGLNDEPQYQLEIDDEKASALGITMTDINNTLSIALGSSYVNDFIDRGRVKKVYVQGQPGARMSPEDLKKWYVRNSQGAMVPFSAFAKGEWIYGSPKLARYNGVEAVEILGSPAPGYSTGEAMAEVEALAQKLPAGVGISWTGLSYEERLSGSQAPALYALSLLMVFLCLAALYESWSIPIAVMLVVPLGIIGALLATSLRGLSNDVYFQVGLLTTIGLAAKNAILIVEFAKELHEQGRSLSDAAIEACRMRLRPIIMTSLAFVLGVVPLAISTGAGSGSQHAIGTGVIGGMLTATVLAIFWVPLFFVTVSSMGQRKTADQDDVAIETSKEAGQ; encoded by the coding sequence ATGTCGAAATTTTTTATCGACCGTCCGATTTTCGCCTGGGTAATTGCCCTGGTGATCATGTTGGTCGGGGCTCTATCGATCCTCAAGTTGCCGATCAACCAATACCCGAGCATCGCCCCGCCGGCGATCGCCATTTCCGTCACCTACCCAGGTGCTTCTGCACAAACCGTGCAGGACACCGTGGTGCAGGTGATCGAGCAGCAGCTCAACGGTATCGATAACCTGCGTTATGTGTCCTCGGAAAGTAACTCCGACGGCAGCATGACCATTACCGCGACCTTCGAGCAGGGCACCAACTCCGATACCGCGCAGGTCCAGGTCCAGAACAAACTGAACCTGGCCACCCCGCTGCTGCCACAAGAAGTGCAGCAACAGGGTATCCGCGTGACCAAGGCAGTGAAAAACTTCCTGATGGTCATCGGCGTGGTCTCGCGCGACGGCAGCATGACCAAGGACGACCTGTCCAACTACATCGTTTCCAACATGCAGGACCCGATCTCGCGGACAGCCGGTGTCGGTGACTTCCAGGTGTTTGGTGCCCAGTACGCCATGCGTATCTGGCTCGACCCGGCCAAGTTGAACAACTTCAACCTGACCCCGGTCGATGTCAAAACCGCCATCGCCGCGCAGAACGTCCAGGTTTCCTCCGGTCAACTCGGTGGCTTGCCCGCCCTGCCTGGCCAGCAACTGAACGCCACGATCATCGGCAAGACCCGCTTGCAGACGGCCGAGCAGTTCAAGGAAATCCTGCTGCGGGTCAACAAGGACGGCTCGCAGGTTCGCCTGTCTGACGTTGCCGATGTCGGCCTCGGTGGCGAAAACTACAGCATCAGCGCCCAGTTCAACGGCAGCCCGGCTTCCGGTCTGGCAGTGAAGCTGGCCAACGGCGCCAACGCCCTCGACACCGCCAAGGCCCTGCGCAAGACCATCGACAACCTCAAGCCATTCTTCCCGGAAGGGATGGAAGTGGTGTTCCCATACGACACCACTCCGGTGGTGACCGAGTCGATCAAGGGTGTGGTTGAAACCCTGGTCGAAGCGATCGTGCTGGTGTTCCTGGTGATGTTCCTGTTCCTGCAAAACTTCCGCGCCACGGTCATCACCACCATGACCGTACCGGTGGTGCTGCTGGGTACCTTCGGGATCCTCGCGGCGTTCGGCTTCAGCATCAACACCCTGACCATGTTCGGTATGGTGCTCGCCATCGGCTTGCTGGTGGACGATGCCATCGTCGTGGTGGAAAACGTCGAACGGGTGATGAGCGAAGAAGGACTCTCACCCAAGGAAGCCACCAAGAAATCCATGGGCCAGATCCAGGGCGCGCTGGTCGGTATCGCACTGGTTCTGTCAGCAGTACTGCTGCCGATGGCGTTCTTCAGCGGTTCGACCGGGGTGATCTACAAGCAGTTCTCGATCACCATCGTTTCGGCCATGGCCCTTTCGGTATTGGTTGCCCTGATCTTCACCCCGGCGCTCTGCGCCACCATGCTCAAGGCGATTCCGAAAGGCGAGCACGGCACTCCGAAACGCGGCTTCTTCGGCTGGTTCAACCGCAACTTCGACCGTAGCGTAAGAAGCTACGAGCGCGGTGTCGGCAACATGCTCAAGCACAAAGCGCCGTACTTGCTGGCCTACATCATCATCGTGGTCGGCATGATCTGGCTGTTCACCCGCATTCCAACGGCGTTCCTGCCGGAAGAAGACCAGGGTGTACTCTTTGCCCAGGTCCAGACCCCGGCCGGCTCTACCTCCCAGCGCACCCAAGTGGTCGTGGACGAGATGCGTGAATTCCTGCTGCGTCCAGGCAAGGACGGTGGTGAAGGCGATGCGGTGAACTCGGTGTTTACCGTGACCGGCTTCAACTTCGCCGGCCGTGGCCAAAGTTCGGGCATGGCGTTCATCATGCTCAGGCCATGGGCCGAGCGGAACGCCGACAACAGCGTGTTCAAGGTTGCGGCCCGTGCCCAACAGCACTTCTTCACCTTCCGCGACGCCATGGTGTTCGCCTTCGCGCCACCGGCGGTACTGGAGTTGGGTAACGCCACCGGTTTCGACGTGTTCCTGCAGGATCGCGCCGGCATCGGTCACGACAAGTTGATGGCTGCCCGTAACCAGTTCCTCGGTATGGCGGCGCAGAGCAAGGTGCTGTCGCAGGTCCGTCCGAACGGTCTGAACGACGAACCGCAATACCAGCTGGAAATCGACGATGAAAAGGCCAGTGCCTTGGGCATCACGATGACCGACATCAACAACACGCTGTCGATCGCGCTGGGCAGTAGCTACGTCAACGACTTCATCGACCGTGGTCGAGTGAAAAAGGTTTACGTACAAGGCCAGCCGGGTGCTCGCATGAGCCCTGAAGACCTGAAGAAATGGTATGTACGCAACAGCCAGGGCGCCATGGTTCCGTTCTCCGCGTTCGCCAAGGGCGAGTGGATCTACGGCTCGCCGAAGCTGGCGCGTTACAACGGCGTAGAAGCGGTGGAAATCCTCGGTTCCCCGGCACCTGGCTACAGCACCGGTGAAGCCATGGCCGAAGTCGAAGCCCTGGCCCAGAAACTGCCGGCAGGCGTGGGTATTTCCTGGACCGGTCTGTCGTATGAGGAACGTCTGTCCGGCTCGCAAGCTCCGGCGCTGTACGCCTTGTCGTTGCTGATGGTCTTCCTCTGTCTGGCGGCGCTGTACGAAAGCTGGTCGATTCCGATTGCGGTAATGCTGGTTGTACCGCTGGGGATCATCGGTGCCCTGCTCGCCACCAGCCTGCGCGGTCTGTCCAACGACGTGTATTTCCAGGTGGGCCTGTTGACAACCATCGGTCTGGCGGCGAAAAACGCCATTCTGATTGTCGAATTTGCCAAGGAACTGCATGAACAAGGGCGCAGCCTGAGTGACGCAGCCATCGAAGCGTGCCGGATGCGTTTGCGACCGATCATCATGACCTCGCTGGCGTTCGTCCTCGGTGTGGTACCGCTGGCCATTTCCACCGGCGCAGGCTCGGGTAGCCAGCATGCGATCGGTACCGGGGTTATCGGCGGCATGCTGACGGCCACCGTACTGGCGATCTTCTGGGTCCCACTGTTCTTTGTCACTGTGTCGTCGATGGGTCAACGCAAAACTGCGGATCAGGATGACGTCGCTATAGAAACTTCTAAAGAGGCTGGCCAATGA
- the emhA gene encoding efflux RND transporter periplasmic adaptor subunit EmhA, giving the protein MQFKPAVTALVTAVALASLLSGCKKEEAPPAPPTPQVGVVTLQPQAFTLTSELPGRTTAYRIAEVRPQVNGIILKRLFKEGGDVKEGQQLYQIDPSVYQATLNSAQANLQSTKSISDRYKQLVNEQAVSRQEYDTAVANRLQSEAALKSAEINVRYTKVYAPISGRIGRSSVTEGALVNNGQADAMAVIQQLDPIYVDVTQSSVELLELRRELESGRLQKAGENAAMVKLTLEDGSQYKQQGKLEFSEVSVDQTTGSVTLRAVFPNPDHTLLPGMFVHAQLQAGVNAAAILAPQQGVTRDLKGTPTALVVGPDNKVELRQLKASRTVGSQWLIEDGLKAGDRLITEGLQFVKPGVVVKPTEATNVGAKNPAPAQAANTATGGKGE; this is encoded by the coding sequence ATGCAATTCAAGCCAGCTGTTACCGCTCTGGTTACTGCCGTCGCCCTGGCATCGCTGCTCAGCGGATGTAAAAAGGAAGAGGCGCCCCCAGCCCCTCCAACCCCTCAGGTCGGCGTCGTAACCCTTCAACCTCAAGCCTTTACTCTGACATCCGAACTGCCGGGCCGCACAACGGCCTACCGCATCGCGGAAGTTCGCCCACAGGTCAATGGCATCATTCTCAAGCGCCTGTTCAAGGAAGGTGGTGACGTGAAGGAAGGCCAGCAGCTTTACCAGATCGATCCTTCGGTCTATCAGGCCACCCTGAACAGCGCACAAGCCAACCTGCAATCGACCAAGTCGATTTCCGATCGCTACAAGCAACTGGTCAACGAGCAAGCCGTAAGCCGTCAGGAATACGACACTGCCGTGGCCAACCGCCTGCAATCGGAAGCCGCCCTGAAAAGCGCAGAGATCAATGTGCGCTACACCAAGGTTTACGCACCGATTTCCGGTCGCATCGGCCGCTCTTCGGTCACCGAAGGCGCACTGGTCAACAATGGCCAGGCCGACGCCATGGCCGTGATCCAGCAACTGGACCCGATCTACGTCGACGTTACCCAGTCTTCGGTCGAACTGCTGGAGCTGCGCCGCGAACTGGAAAGCGGTCGTCTGCAAAAGGCCGGCGAGAATGCCGCCATGGTCAAGCTGACCCTCGAAGACGGCAGCCAGTACAAGCAACAGGGCAAGCTCGAGTTCTCCGAAGTGTCGGTTGACCAGACCACCGGTTCCGTGACCTTGCGCGCAGTGTTCCCGAACCCTGATCACACCTTGTTGCCTGGCATGTTCGTTCACGCCCAGCTGCAAGCCGGGGTGAACGCTGCCGCGATTCTCGCACCGCAACAGGGCGTGACCCGTGACCTCAAGGGAACGCCAACTGCTCTGGTGGTCGGTCCGGACAACAAGGTCGAGCTGCGTCAGCTCAAGGCCAGCCGTACGGTCGGCAGCCAATGGCTGATTGAAGATGGCCTCAAGGCCGGCGACCGCCTGATCACTGAAGGACTGCAATTCGTCAAACCTGGCGTCGTAGTCAAGCCCACTGAAGCGACTAACGTTGGCGCAAAGAACCCAGCCCCCGCACAGGCAGCTAACACTGCCACTGGCGGTAAAGGGGAGTAA
- the emhR gene encoding efflux system transcriptional repressor EmhR, producing MVRRTKEEAQETRSQILEAAEKAFYERGVARTTLADIATLAGVTRGAIYWHFSNKADLVQAMLDSLHEPLDEMARASESAEEEDPLGCMRKLLIHLFHQVALDPKTRRINEILFHKCEFTDEMCDLRQQRRTVSLECNVRIELALRNAVKRGQLPENLDTARAAISIHAYVDGILYGWLLAPDSFQLHAEAARWVDAGLDMLRLSPSLRK from the coding sequence ATGGTCCGTCGCACCAAAGAGGAAGCTCAAGAAACTCGCAGCCAGATACTCGAAGCGGCAGAAAAAGCCTTTTACGAAAGGGGCGTGGCGCGCACGACACTGGCGGACATTGCGACCCTGGCCGGTGTTACGCGTGGGGCCATCTACTGGCATTTCAGCAACAAGGCTGATCTGGTTCAGGCGATGCTCGACAGCTTGCATGAACCGCTGGATGAAATGGCCAGGGCGAGCGAAAGCGCAGAGGAAGAGGATCCGCTGGGATGCATGCGCAAACTGCTGATTCATTTGTTTCATCAAGTTGCCCTGGACCCGAAGACCCGACGCATCAATGAGATTCTGTTCCACAAGTGCGAATTCACTGATGAAATGTGTGATCTGCGCCAGCAGCGTCGCACCGTCAGTCTGGAGTGCAATGTGCGTATCGAACTGGCATTGCGTAATGCGGTGAAACGAGGCCAGTTGCCGGAGAATCTCGACACGGCCCGCGCAGCGATCAGCATTCATGCCTATGTTGACGGCATCCTGTATGGGTGGCTGCTCGCTCCCGACAGCTTTCAGCTGCACGCTGAAGCCGCGCGCTGGGTCGACGCGGGTCTGGACATGCTGCGCTTGAGCCCCAGCCTGCGCAAATGA
- a CDS encoding alkene reductase gives MTTIFDPIKLGDLQLANRIIMAPLTRCRADEGRVPNALMAEYYVQRASAGLILSEATSVTPMGVGYPDTPGIWSNDQVRGWSNVTKAVHGAGGKIFLQLWHVGRVSHPSYLNGEAPVAPSAIQPKGHVSLVRPLADYPTPRALETAEIADIVDAYRVGAENAKAAGFDGVEIHGANGYLLDQFLQSSTNQRTDNYGGSLENRARLLLEVTDAAIEVWGAGRVGVHLAPRADSHDMGDDNLSETFTYVARELGKRGIAFICSREKEAGDSLGPQLKEAFGGAYIANERFTKDSANAWLSSGKADAVAFGVPFIANPDLPARLKADAPLNEPRPELFYGKGPVGYIDYPTL, from the coding sequence ATGACGACTATTTTCGATCCGATCAAGCTTGGCGACCTGCAACTGGCAAACCGCATCATCATGGCGCCACTGACTCGCTGCCGCGCCGACGAAGGCCGCGTGCCGAACGCACTGATGGCTGAATACTATGTGCAGCGCGCGTCCGCCGGCCTGATCCTCAGCGAGGCCACCTCGGTCACGCCGATGGGCGTCGGCTACCCGGACACCCCGGGCATCTGGTCCAACGACCAGGTGCGCGGCTGGAGCAACGTGACCAAAGCGGTACACGGCGCCGGCGGCAAGATCTTCCTGCAACTGTGGCATGTGGGCCGGGTTTCCCACCCGTCCTACCTGAACGGCGAAGCTCCGGTTGCACCGAGCGCCATCCAGCCAAAAGGTCATGTCAGCCTGGTTCGCCCACTGGCCGACTACCCAACGCCACGCGCACTGGAAACCGCTGAAATCGCCGACATCGTCGACGCTTACCGCGTCGGTGCGGAAAACGCCAAGGCTGCCGGTTTTGACGGCGTGGAAATCCACGGCGCCAACGGTTACCTGCTCGACCAATTCCTGCAAAGCAGCACCAACCAGCGCACCGACAATTACGGTGGCTCCCTGGAAAACCGTGCTCGCCTGTTGCTGGAAGTGACCGACGCTGCCATCGAGGTCTGGGGCGCAGGTCGCGTCGGTGTGCACCTGGCACCCCGCGCCGACTCCCACGACATGGGCGACGACAACCTGTCCGAAACCTTCACCTACGTCGCTCGCGAACTGGGTAAACGCGGCATCGCGTTCATTTGCTCCCGCGAGAAAGAAGCTGGCGACAGCCTCGGCCCACAACTGAAAGAAGCCTTCGGCGGCGCATACATTGCCAATGAACGTTTCACCAAGGACAGCGCCAATGCCTGGCTCTCCAGCGGCAAGGCCGATGCGGTCGCCTTCGGCGTACCGTTCATCGCCAACCCGGACCTGCCGGCACGCCTGAAAGCCGATGCGCCATTGAACGAGCCGCGCCCAGAACTGTTCTACGGCAAGGGTCCGGTCGGCTACATCGACTATCCGACGCTGTAA
- a CDS encoding MFS transporter: protein MPLSLLILALSAFAIGTTEFVIMGLLPDVAADLGVSIPGAGWLVTGYALGVAIGAPFMALATARLPRKAALVALMGIFIVGNLLCALASDYQVLMFARVVTALCHGAFFGIGSVVAAGLVPANKRASAVALMFTGLTLANVLGVPLGTALGQEAGWRSTFWAVTVIGVIALIGLIRFLPAKRDEEKLDMRAELSALKGAGIWLSLSMTALFAASVFTLFTYVAPLLGEVTGVSPRGVTWTLMLIGLGLTVGNIIGGKLADKGMAATLIGVFISMAVVSTVLTWTSVAVIPTEITLFLWATACFAAVPALQVNVVTFGKAAPNLVSTLNIGAFNVGNALGAWVGGSVIAHGFGLTSVPLAAAALAILALLVTLITFRQSGNPELAPATN from the coding sequence ATGCCCCTCTCGCTCCTCATTCTGGCCCTCAGCGCCTTTGCCATCGGCACCACCGAGTTCGTCATCATGGGCTTGCTGCCCGATGTGGCGGCCGACCTTGGTGTGTCGATCCCTGGCGCCGGGTGGCTGGTGACCGGCTACGCCCTGGGCGTGGCCATCGGTGCGCCGTTCATGGCACTGGCCACCGCCAGACTGCCACGCAAGGCTGCGCTGGTCGCGTTGATGGGCATTTTCATTGTCGGCAACCTGCTCTGCGCCCTCGCCAGTGATTATCAGGTGCTGATGTTCGCCCGTGTCGTCACCGCCCTGTGCCATGGCGCGTTCTTCGGTATCGGCTCGGTGGTGGCGGCAGGTCTGGTGCCTGCCAACAAGCGTGCGTCGGCCGTTGCATTGATGTTCACCGGCCTGACCCTGGCCAACGTGTTGGGCGTACCGCTGGGCACTGCGCTGGGTCAGGAAGCGGGCTGGCGCTCGACCTTCTGGGCAGTGACCGTGATCGGCGTGATTGCGCTGATCGGCCTGATCCGCTTCCTGCCGGCCAAACGTGACGAAGAAAAACTCGACATGCGCGCCGAACTGAGCGCCCTCAAAGGGGCCGGTATCTGGCTGTCGTTGAGCATGACCGCACTGTTCGCCGCATCGGTCTTCACCTTGTTTACCTATGTCGCACCACTGTTGGGCGAAGTCACCGGTGTCTCGCCACGCGGCGTGACCTGGACCCTGATGCTCATCGGCCTGGGCCTGACAGTCGGCAACATCATCGGCGGCAAACTGGCTGACAAAGGCATGGCGGCGACACTGATTGGCGTGTTCATCAGCATGGCGGTGGTCTCCACCGTGCTGACCTGGACCAGCGTTGCAGTGATCCCGACCGAAATCACCCTGTTCCTCTGGGCTACCGCGTGCTTTGCCGCCGTCCCCGCCCTGCAAGTGAACGTAGTGACCTTTGGCAAGGCGGCACCGAACCTGGTGTCGACCCTGAACATCGGCGCTTTCAATGTCGGCAACGCACTCGGAGCCTGGGTTGGCGGCAGCGTCATCGCCCATGGTTTCGGCCTGACCAGCGTGCCCCTCGCGGCCGCTGCGCTGGCGATCCTGGCGCTGCTGGTGACCCTGATTACTTTCCGTCAGAGCGGTAATCCCGAACTGGCTCCTGCTACCAACTGA
- a CDS encoding helix-turn-helix transcriptional regulator, translating to MSTIDLDEIIKALAHPVRREILHWLKDPTVEFPDQSHSNEHGVCAGQIDQRCGLSQSTVSAHLATLQRAGLISSRKVGQWHFFKRNEETIQEFLRTFSKEL from the coding sequence ATGTCCACCATTGACCTCGACGAAATAATAAAAGCCCTGGCGCACCCGGTACGGCGAGAAATCCTGCACTGGCTCAAAGACCCGACCGTCGAATTCCCCGACCAATCCCACAGCAACGAGCACGGCGTCTGCGCTGGGCAGATCGATCAACGTTGCGGTTTATCGCAGTCCACCGTTTCCGCCCATCTGGCGACCCTGCAACGCGCCGGCCTGATCAGCAGCCGTAAAGTCGGCCAGTGGCATTTTTTCAAACGCAACGAGGAAACCATTCAGGAATTCCTCCGCACCTTCAGCAAAGAGCTCTGA
- a CDS encoding ACP phosphodiesterase, with protein MNYLAHLHLGGQRPGQMLGSLYGDFVKGRLQGQFNPEIEAAIQLHRSIDVFTDRHPLVDLALSRFTLTRRRYAGIVLDVFFDHCLARDWRLYADQPLEQFTSDVYRVLAAEPQLPGRLAQIAPHMEANDWLGSYREFAVLDQVLRGISRRLSRPEELAAAMEELRRLYEPLSEDFRLFYPQLQFFAQDHLERLSPYP; from the coding sequence ATGAACTATCTCGCACATCTTCATCTCGGTGGCCAGCGCCCCGGTCAAATGCTCGGCAGTTTGTATGGCGATTTCGTCAAGGGTCGGCTGCAAGGGCAGTTCAATCCGGAGATCGAAGCGGCCATTCAGCTGCATCGCAGCATCGACGTGTTTACCGACCGCCATCCGTTGGTCGACCTGGCGTTGTCGCGCTTTACGCTGACGCGACGGCGTTATGCCGGGATCGTGCTCGATGTGTTTTTCGACCATTGCCTGGCGCGGGACTGGAGGCTTTACGCGGACCAGCCGCTGGAGCAGTTCACTTCGGATGTGTACCGGGTGCTGGCTGCCGAACCGCAGTTGCCAGGGCGACTCGCGCAGATTGCCCCGCACATGGAGGCGAATGACTGGCTTGGCTCTTATCGGGAGTTTGCGGTGCTGGACCAGGTGCTGCGGGGGATTTCACGGCGCCTGTCACGGCCTGAAGAACTGGCTGCAGCGATGGAGGAATTGCGGCGGCTGTATGAGCCGTTGAGCGAGGACTTTCGGTTGTTCTATCCGCAGCTTCAGTTTTTTGCACAAGACCATCTGGAGCGCCTGAGTCCGTATCCGTAG
- a CDS encoding lysophospholipid acyltransferase family protein, with amino-acid sequence MSRLRVYARIARVLLVVALGLSMASVFGLFERMGVANSMVRRQRWSRFFMTRLSNALPFRVTVHGELPQKPMLWVSNHVSWTDIPLLGMLTPLSFLSKAEVRTWPVAGWLAAKAGSLFIRRGSGDSQLIRKQMSRHLEQAHPLLMFPEGTTTDGRSLRTFHGRLLSAAIDADVALQPVAVRYLRDGQIDPLAPFIGDDDLLSHLMRLFANDQGDVEIHLLKPIACHGQERAALAFAAQQAVQKALFGDVAKPAEPRRAGELIAA; translated from the coding sequence ATGAGCCGGCTGCGGGTGTACGCGCGGATCGCGCGAGTGCTGCTGGTGGTCGCGCTGGGCTTGAGCATGGCCAGCGTGTTCGGGCTGTTCGAACGCATGGGGGTGGCCAACTCGATGGTGCGGCGCCAACGCTGGTCGCGTTTTTTCATGACCCGTCTGAGTAACGCCCTGCCCTTTCGCGTGACGGTTCACGGTGAACTGCCGCAAAAGCCGATGCTCTGGGTCAGTAACCATGTGTCCTGGACCGACATTCCGCTACTGGGCATGCTCACGCCCTTGTCCTTCCTGTCCAAGGCCGAAGTGCGTACCTGGCCGGTCGCCGGCTGGCTCGCGGCCAAGGCTGGCAGCCTATTCATTCGTCGAGGTTCGGGTGACAGCCAACTGATCCGCAAGCAGATGAGCCGCCACCTGGAGCAAGCCCATCCGTTGCTGATGTTCCCGGAAGGCACCACCACCGATGGCCGTTCGTTGCGCACCTTTCATGGTCGCTTGCTGTCGGCTGCCATCGACGCGGACGTGGCGCTGCAACCGGTGGCCGTTCGTTATCTGCGCGACGGCCAGATCGACCCGCTCGCCCCGTTCATTGGTGATGACGACTTGCTCTCGCACTTGATGCGCTTGTTCGCCAACGATCAGGGCGACGTCGAGATCCATCTGCTCAAACCGATTGCCTGCCACGGTCAGGAACGCGCGGCGCTGGCGTTTGCGGCGCAACAAGCGGTGCAGAAGGCGTTGTTTGGCGACGTGGCAAAACCTGCGGAACCACGACGCGCTGGCGAACTGATTGCCGCATGA